The Fibrobacterota bacterium genome window below encodes:
- a CDS encoding AI-2E family transporter, with the protein MNHASRDSAPTSFQKASFLIYLLAVSAAFFYVLRDFIMPVILAAVFTALSFPIYDAFLARVKKPVISALLTLISLLLVLVLPLIAVGTLAYQEAVGFFTHTNLDEWRRRSVTMAQGLHDRFPTLFQRVNPGNLTQMAIGHLQEAFQFMLKHSADISLTVANNLLSFFLMLFIMFYFYIDGKRILEKLIVWSPLKDEYERILIEKFISVSKGTMKGILVIGLIQGFLGGLIFWAVGMTSPVFLGVLTVFASIVPAVGSACIWGPSALVLLVEGRWIAAIILVAFCSLGIGSVDNVVRPRLVGKDIKMHDLLVLLSTLGGLGLFGLPGFILGPITAAMFLAIWNIYEEVFADELAANRESGPRTRKIAKIMKEDKPFGAKPPK; encoded by the coding sequence ATGAACCATGCATCGCGGGACAGCGCGCCTACTTCCTTCCAGAAGGCATCCTTCCTCATCTACCTGCTCGCGGTGAGCGCGGCCTTTTTCTACGTACTGCGCGACTTCATCATGCCGGTGATCCTGGCCGCGGTTTTCACCGCCCTTTCCTTTCCCATCTACGACGCCTTCCTGGCCCGGGTGAAGAAGCCCGTTATCTCCGCCTTACTGACCTTGATCTCGCTATTGCTGGTACTGGTATTGCCCCTCATTGCCGTCGGCACCTTGGCCTACCAGGAGGCGGTAGGCTTCTTCACGCATACGAACCTGGACGAATGGCGGCGGCGCAGCGTGACGATGGCCCAAGGCCTCCACGATCGCTTCCCCACCCTTTTCCAGCGCGTGAATCCGGGCAACCTCACCCAGATGGCCATCGGCCATTTGCAGGAGGCCTTCCAATTCATGCTCAAGCACAGCGCGGACATCTCCCTGACCGTGGCCAACAACCTGCTCAGCTTCTTCCTGATGCTTTTCATCATGTTCTACTTCTACATCGACGGGAAGCGCATCCTGGAAAAGCTTATCGTGTGGTCGCCCCTCAAGGACGAATACGAGCGCATCCTGATCGAGAAATTCATCTCCGTGAGCAAGGGGACGATGAAGGGCATCCTCGTCATCGGCCTCATCCAGGGTTTTTTGGGAGGGCTCATCTTCTGGGCCGTGGGAATGACCTCGCCGGTCTTCCTGGGAGTCCTGACGGTGTTCGCCAGCATCGTTCCCGCCGTAGGCAGCGCCTGTATCTGGGGGCCGTCGGCCTTGGTCCTTTTGGTCGAGGGCCGCTGGATCGCCGCCATCATCCTGGTAGCCTTCTGCAGCCTCGGCATCGGCAGCGTGGACAATGTGGTGCGGCCCCGCCTGGTGGGCAAGGACATCAAGATGCACGACTTGCTGGTACTGCTCAGCACCTTGGGCGGCCTGGGGCTTTTCGGCCTACCGGGCTTCATCCTGGGGCCCATCACGGCAGCCATGTTCCTGGCCATCTGGAACATCTATGAAGAGGTCTTCGCGGACGAACTGGCGGCCAACCGGGAGTCGGGCCCGCGTACGCGCAAGATCGCGAAGATCATGAAAGAGGACAAGCCCTTCGGGGCCAAGCCCCCGAAGTAG
- a CDS encoding VCBS repeat-containing protein, with protein MIYLCAMGRRFPPLRVCLLFPALLPCTAATAPNWSEQTLDVRFLTEGIAAGDLNRDGKPDVVAGPYWYEGPAFTRRHDLYAATPFVQDGYANNNHAFVYDINRDGWPDVFVCARPGEAAKWYENPGTRDSVWIAHPALDSVENESPQLSDVDASGKPELVMVTQGYVGWAAPGADPALPWIRHRISSPGPWYRNTHGLGIGDVSGDGRKDILMSDGWWEQPAAGDTTGVWRSHPYPFFQGTESNPGGAQMYVYDVNGDGLPDVITSLDAHGFGLAWFEQVRNNGNIGFIKHVIVGTRAEQSTYGVAFSQLHAVAFADVDGNGLPDIITGKRWWAHGPTGDVEPESSAVIYAFLLTRSPSGPVFTPSLIDTASGVGTQITAVDLDGDGRAEVLSAARKGIFVFRYTGPSPLRTMIAPRKPPPEAKAGFDFLGRLRKGISPFFRVRGNPSRR; from the coding sequence TTGATTTACCTATGCGCCATGGGCCGTCGTTTCCCGCCCTTACGGGTTTGCCTTTTATTTCCGGCGCTTCTCCCCTGCACGGCGGCCACGGCTCCCAATTGGAGCGAACAAACCCTTGATGTTCGCTTCCTGACCGAAGGCATCGCTGCCGGCGATTTGAACCGCGACGGAAAGCCCGACGTAGTGGCGGGGCCCTATTGGTATGAAGGCCCGGCCTTCACGCGCCGGCATGACCTTTACGCGGCAACGCCCTTCGTGCAGGACGGGTATGCCAACAACAACCACGCTTTCGTTTACGACATCAACCGCGACGGCTGGCCCGATGTTTTCGTTTGCGCCCGTCCCGGTGAGGCCGCGAAGTGGTATGAAAACCCCGGCACGCGCGACAGCGTGTGGATCGCGCATCCCGCCCTGGATTCGGTGGAGAACGAAAGCCCGCAGCTCAGCGACGTGGACGCCAGCGGGAAGCCCGAACTTGTCATGGTCACGCAAGGCTATGTGGGGTGGGCCGCGCCGGGCGCCGATCCCGCCCTGCCGTGGATCCGCCACCGCATCTCCAGCCCGGGCCCCTGGTACCGCAATACCCACGGGCTGGGCATCGGGGACGTGAGCGGAGACGGTCGCAAGGATATTCTCATGTCCGACGGCTGGTGGGAGCAACCTGCGGCGGGAGACACGACCGGGGTATGGCGCAGCCATCCTTACCCGTTCTTCCAAGGCACCGAAAGCAATCCCGGCGGCGCGCAAATGTATGTCTACGACGTGAACGGCGACGGCTTGCCGGACGTCATCACCAGCCTGGACGCGCATGGCTTCGGGTTGGCCTGGTTCGAACAGGTGCGCAACAACGGCAACATAGGCTTCATCAAACACGTCATCGTCGGAACCCGCGCCGAGCAATCCACCTACGGCGTGGCGTTTTCCCAATTGCATGCCGTGGCCTTCGCCGACGTGGACGGCAACGGCTTGCCGGACATCATCACGGGGAAACGGTGGTGGGCGCATGGTCCCACGGGCGACGTGGAGCCGGAATCCTCCGCGGTGATTTACGCCTTTCTCTTGACGCGAAGCCCTTCGGGGCCGGTATTCACTCCTTCTCTTATCGATACGGCTTCGGGGGTGGGTACGCAAATCACCGCCGTGGACTTGGATGGCGACGGCCGGGCCGAAGTCCTCAGCGCGGCGCGCAAAGGCATTTTCGTTTTCCGCTATACGGGACCTTCGCCCTTGCGCACAATGATTGCGCCGCGTAAGCCGCCACCGGAGGCAAAGGCGGGGTTTGATTTCCTGGGCCGCCTGCGGAAGGGGATTTCACCCTTTTTCCGGGTGCGGGGAAATCCGTCCCGCCGATAA
- a CDS encoding M28 family peptidase translates to MPSPFPALVCFALVFAASAFAQATQISVTNAAADVVLKGNYNPADYQAATEIGNIAVIAPDMAARISKDTLAATLTKLATFYNRNSGSDTVSGTQGIGAARRWVYSRFQAYGAQNGGRLLPSYLQFTQAICGMNGHKDVFAVLPGRDTSNHGVLIVEGHLDSRCENSCDITCKAQGADDDGSGVALVLELARVLPKYTFNRTLVFLVTTAEEQGLYGAYAFRDYCVNAKIPVTAVQNNDVVGGIICGSTASPPGCTTPGALDSTHVRIFSTAINFSMNKSLARFIKGQYEQWLKPSATVPMTINIMDPTDRTGRGGDHEPFSEVVAPVIPALRFTESFENGNGSPPPAGRQHSTLDVIGDDLNNDGNIDQYYVNYDYLVRNTQINGIGLIGGALGPQPPAFTLTEPQPQRYILIAITAPTSPVDQYKVAVRVTGNDFAVVYAMNGTTFTLPNTKAGTTYYVATSSLDGNGAQSLYTQEQSISASVNGPPPTAIAPREAIGSPGFRDVRIADDRITWILEAGNRIGTSAALRIIDARGRTVRLHTFRFAGPRYEATLGRDRLPSGAYRAILEMNGKTVSSQSLVL, encoded by the coding sequence ATGCCGTCCCCCTTCCCCGCTTTGGTCTGCTTCGCCCTCGTCTTCGCCGCCAGTGCGTTCGCCCAAGCCACCCAGATTTCGGTGACCAACGCCGCGGCGGACGTGGTGCTGAAAGGGAATTACAACCCGGCCGATTACCAGGCCGCCACGGAGATCGGCAACATCGCCGTCATCGCGCCGGATATGGCAGCCCGCATTTCCAAGGATACTTTGGCCGCCACGCTGACGAAACTGGCCACCTTTTACAATCGCAACAGCGGATCGGACACGGTCTCAGGTACGCAGGGCATCGGCGCGGCGCGGCGCTGGGTGTATTCCAGATTCCAGGCTTATGGCGCACAGAACGGCGGGCGCTTGCTGCCCTCCTATCTCCAATTCACCCAGGCCATCTGCGGGATGAACGGCCATAAGGACGTATTCGCGGTGCTGCCCGGGCGCGACACGTCCAACCACGGCGTGCTTATCGTGGAGGGCCACCTCGACAGCCGCTGCGAAAACAGCTGCGACATCACCTGCAAGGCCCAGGGGGCCGATGACGATGGCAGCGGCGTGGCTCTGGTCCTGGAGTTGGCGCGCGTGCTGCCCAAGTACACCTTCAACCGCACCTTGGTGTTCCTGGTGACCACGGCCGAAGAGCAAGGGCTGTACGGCGCTTACGCCTTCCGGGATTATTGCGTGAACGCCAAGATTCCCGTGACGGCAGTGCAGAACAATGACGTGGTGGGCGGCATCATTTGCGGCTCCACCGCCTCGCCGCCGGGCTGCACCACCCCCGGGGCGCTGGACAGCACGCACGTGCGCATTTTCTCGACGGCCATCAATTTCTCCATGAACAAGTCCCTGGCCCGCTTCATCAAGGGTCAGTACGAGCAATGGCTGAAACCCTCCGCCACCGTGCCCATGACCATCAATATCATGGATCCGACCGATCGCACCGGCCGCGGCGGGGACCACGAACCCTTCAGCGAAGTCGTCGCGCCCGTCATCCCCGCCCTGCGCTTCACCGAATCCTTCGAGAACGGGAACGGCTCGCCACCGCCGGCGGGACGGCAGCATTCCACCCTGGACGTGATCGGCGATGACTTGAACAACGACGGGAACATCGACCAGTATTACGTGAACTACGACTATCTGGTCCGCAATACCCAGATCAACGGCATCGGCCTGATCGGCGGGGCGTTGGGACCGCAACCGCCCGCCTTCACGTTGACCGAGCCTCAGCCGCAACGCTACATCCTGATTGCCATCACCGCACCCACCTCGCCGGTAGATCAGTACAAGGTGGCCGTTCGCGTCACGGGCAACGACTTCGCCGTGGTCTACGCCATGAACGGCACGACCTTTACCCTTCCCAACACCAAAGCGGGTACCACCTATTACGTGGCCACCTCGTCCCTAGACGGCAACGGGGCGCAAAGCCTGTATACGCAGGAGCAAAGCATCAGCGCCAGCGTCAATGGCCCTCCGCCCACAGCCATCGCGCCGAGGGAAGCAATAGGAAGCCCGGGTTTCCGGGACGTCCGGATCGCGGACGATCGTATCACCTGGATCCTGGAAGCGGGAAACCGGATCGGGACATCCGCGGCTTTGCGCATCATCGATGCACGAGGCCGCACGGTGCGGCTGCATACCTTCCGGTTCGCGGGGCCACGTTACGAAGCGACCTTGGGCCGGGACCGGCTGCCCTCCGGCGCCTACCGGGCCATCCTGGAAATGAACGGCAAAACCGTTTCCAGCCAGTCCCTGGTCCTTTAA
- a CDS encoding ABC transporter permease: MKFSVRSVWIGVQASRLEMVSNRFRSVLTLAGVALAIGVVTVMTAFQTGTQKYMKTLVADMGGVGRVGLRAQPANTPAEEALFARSQGVRLADADSMNRPQSIALRASRVAQANLGISYQGRTRATQVRGVDAKALMEDEKALIESGRFPIKPEYDRGERVAVVGWKVAELLRQIRQEKGWALRQGGGLAVGDDSLSGVVIDIAGVPYTIVGVFTRQFKRWDVPGWWIYVPIRSLLRDFTGPNPGVEWMNLVVDADNAEATLDGPLTELVKSLHRGAQDFAFRLFDFIGEYSVMMNNLRIVFWLISCIALLVGGVNILNVMLSTLAERVQEIGVRKALGATPAQIFLQLLVESVTLSLVGGIVGTGLGLPILLFRPAIEKATGGIVPELPPSDFLWIFGLTVLMGVASGLYPALKAARLSPMEALSYE, translated from the coding sequence ATGAAATTCTCCGTTCGCAGCGTGTGGATAGGCGTGCAAGCCTCCCGGTTGGAAATGGTTTCGAATCGCTTTCGTAGCGTTTTAACCTTGGCCGGCGTGGCTTTGGCCATAGGCGTCGTCACCGTAATGACGGCCTTTCAAACCGGCACGCAGAAATACATGAAGACCTTGGTGGCCGATATGGGCGGCGTGGGGCGCGTCGGTTTGCGCGCGCAACCGGCGAATACGCCCGCCGAGGAAGCCCTATTCGCGCGCTCTCAAGGCGTGCGCCTTGCCGATGCCGATAGCATGAACCGGCCGCAAAGCATCGCCCTGCGCGCCTCGCGCGTGGCCCAGGCGAATTTGGGCATCAGTTACCAAGGCCGAACGCGCGCCACCCAGGTGCGCGGAGTGGATGCCAAGGCCTTAATGGAGGATGAAAAAGCGCTCATCGAGTCGGGTCGCTTTCCCATCAAGCCCGAATACGATCGCGGGGAACGCGTGGCCGTAGTGGGTTGGAAAGTCGCCGAGTTGCTGCGGCAAATCCGGCAGGAGAAGGGATGGGCGCTCAGGCAGGGTGGCGGCTTAGCGGTCGGCGATGATTCCCTGTCCGGCGTGGTGATCGACATCGCCGGCGTGCCCTATACCATCGTCGGCGTTTTCACCCGCCAATTCAAGCGATGGGATGTGCCGGGATGGTGGATATACGTGCCGATACGAAGCCTTTTGCGCGATTTCACCGGGCCTAACCCCGGGGTGGAATGGATGAATCTCGTCGTCGATGCGGACAATGCGGAAGCGACCCTGGATGGGCCCCTGACGGAACTGGTGAAATCCTTGCATCGCGGCGCCCAGGATTTCGCCTTCCGCCTTTTCGATTTCATCGGCGAATATTCGGTCATGATGAATAATTTGCGAATCGTGTTTTGGTTGATTTCCTGTATCGCGCTTTTGGTCGGCGGCGTCAACATCCTCAATGTCATGCTTTCGACCTTGGCGGAACGCGTGCAGGAAATCGGCGTGCGCAAGGCCCTGGGGGCGACACCGGCGCAGATATTCTTGCAATTGCTGGTCGAATCGGTCACGCTCAGCTTGGTCGGCGGCATTGTCGGCACGGGCTTGGGCCTACCCATTTTGCTTTTCAGGCCTGCGATCGAAAAAGCCACCGGAGGCATAGTGCCGGAATTGCCTCCTTCGGATTTTCTCTGGATTTTCGGCCTGACGGTTTTGATGGGGGTGGCGTCGGGCCTATATCCGGCGCTGAAGGCGGCGCGCTTATCGCCCATGGAAGCCTTAAGCTATGAATGA
- a CDS encoding ABC transporter permease → MKGWADHAGGAMIGLRLGLREIGANSRRSVLSLLSICLGIATVLLLNSLTGGAKQQSQRQMNRMGGVSVVTVESVAAATPEEEAAFSRSQGLRYDEMQAFVRKAECCDALLPEGWHTDNTLRGTKGPKNAHAQAVNWLYFEQSNVPAGDWQEPVTRLSPAWDRGEEICVLGDKLAADLFGESRAALGQDLEYGKVKWRVVGLVVSASRLDWRRRIAYYPYAAYLHHFAGKQGQLQSIKVRIRSGQDAEMAMRELRAFLLKNHRGARDFSILTAEEQIAESAKASRVLSLLGWAIALMAIGVGGVGILNLMLATVSSRLREIGVRKALGAGDASILAQFLAESVTVSGMGTLLGLLLGGAPTWFLGDILPVTPTLTLGDYGLALALGWGTGLFAGIYPALKAARLSPVEALRG, encoded by the coding sequence GTGAAGGGCTGGGCCGATCATGCGGGCGGAGCGATGATCGGCTTGCGCCTGGGTTTGCGGGAAATCGGGGCCAATTCGCGGCGCAGCGTATTGAGTTTGCTTTCCATTTGCCTCGGCATCGCCACGGTTCTACTGCTCAACAGCCTCACCGGCGGCGCCAAACAGCAATCGCAAAGGCAAATGAATCGCATGGGCGGGGTGTCCGTGGTGACCGTCGAGTCGGTCGCTGCGGCTACCCCCGAAGAAGAGGCCGCTTTCTCGCGCAGCCAAGGCTTGCGCTACGACGAAATGCAGGCCTTCGTGCGCAAGGCCGAATGCTGCGATGCGCTTCTTCCGGAGGGCTGGCATACGGATAATACCCTCCGCGGAACTAAAGGCCCGAAAAACGCGCATGCCCAGGCCGTCAACTGGCTTTATTTCGAGCAGAGCAACGTTCCCGCGGGCGATTGGCAGGAACCGGTAACGCGCCTGTCACCGGCATGGGATCGCGGCGAGGAAATTTGCGTTCTCGGAGATAAATTGGCCGCCGATCTTTTCGGGGAAAGTCGCGCTGCCTTAGGCCAAGACCTGGAATACGGCAAGGTGAAATGGCGCGTGGTCGGATTGGTGGTTTCCGCCAGCCGCCTGGATTGGCGCCGCCGGATCGCCTATTATCCCTATGCGGCTTACTTGCATCACTTCGCCGGCAAGCAAGGCCAATTGCAATCGATCAAGGTGCGTATACGATCGGGTCAGGATGCCGAGATGGCCATGCGCGAATTGCGCGCCTTTCTCCTGAAAAACCACCGGGGCGCGCGCGATTTCTCCATTCTCACCGCCGAGGAGCAGATCGCTGAAAGCGCCAAGGCCTCGCGCGTCCTTTCCCTGCTGGGCTGGGCCATAGCCTTGATGGCTATCGGGGTCGGCGGCGTCGGCATTCTCAATCTCATGCTCGCTACCGTATCCAGCCGGTTGCGGGAAATCGGCGTGCGCAAAGCCTTAGGCGCCGGCGATGCCTCCATATTGGCCCAATTCCTGGCGGAGTCGGTTACGGTATCGGGTATGGGAACCCTGTTAGGGCTTTTATTGGGTGGCGCTCCGACCTGGTTTTTAGGCGATATTTTGCCCGTAACGCCCACCTTGACGCTCGGCGATTACGGCTTGGCCCTGGCATTGGGTTGGGGTACGGGCTTATTCGCGGGCATCTACCCGGCCCTGAAGGCGGCGCGGCTTTCACCCGTGGAGGCCTTGCGTGGATAG
- a CDS encoding ABC transporter ATP-binding protein — MLRLQKVCKSYRLGKEEIPVLRDVDVEVERGAYLAIMGPSGSGKSTLLHILGCLDAPTSGSYWLNGRAVHEADAAELARIRNQSIGFVFQNFNLLPRLNLAQNVELPLIYAGIAGAERKRLVQAMMERLGIWERRKHKPHEVSGGQKQRAAIARALVKTPDFILADEPTGNLDSDTTREILKLFSALHAEGHSIILITHEAEVAHAAGSMRILRDGRLLGAVEGVVEGAVEK; from the coding sequence TTGCTTCGCTTGCAAAAGGTCTGCAAGTCTTATCGCCTAGGCAAGGAGGAAATCCCGGTTTTGCGCGACGTCGACGTCGAAGTGGAGCGTGGGGCTTATCTCGCCATCATGGGCCCATCGGGATCGGGCAAGTCGACTTTATTGCATATACTCGGATGTCTCGATGCCCCGACTTCGGGAAGCTATTGGTTGAATGGCCGGGCCGTTCATGAGGCCGACGCCGCCGAGTTGGCGCGCATACGCAATCAATCCATCGGTTTCGTATTCCAGAATTTCAATCTCTTGCCGCGGCTCAATCTGGCGCAGAACGTCGAGTTGCCGCTCATTTACGCCGGTATCGCGGGCGCCGAGAGAAAACGCTTGGTACAGGCCATGATGGAGCGACTCGGCATTTGGGAGCGGCGCAAGCACAAACCCCATGAGGTTTCGGGCGGGCAAAAGCAGAGGGCGGCCATCGCGCGCGCCTTGGTGAAGACGCCGGATTTCATTTTGGCCGATGAGCCCACCGGTAATCTCGATTCGGATACGACGCGGGAAATCCTGAAGCTTTTCTCGGCGTTGCATGCCGAAGGCCACAGCATCATCCTGATCACCCACGAGGCGGAAGTGGCCCATGCGGCCGGCTCGATGCGCATTTTGCGCGATGGGCGGCTATTGGGGGCCGTAGAGGGAGTCGTAGAGGGAGCCGTAGAGAAGTGA
- a CDS encoding efflux RND transporter periplasmic adaptor subunit, translated as MKQRRKSVLRLYLLVLAAAFSGLVLMACGSKSDKPARRTDKVERQDIRDALTLSGVLEAEEEVSLKSEVSGQIKRLRVEEGDFVRKGDTLIEIDPEQLLNRRVRDQLSLSRSRILNAQAQRNAALAESLRAVEGISPQKIQDQQWQAQLTHIQVRQDSLALRETEIQLSKTAVIAPIAGYLISLEVKSGEVIVAGTASFGGGTTLGTVADLSKRRVTVKVSELDYPHLSLGQKAFVTTEAKPGARFSGRVEYIGRMAKENKDRNVRQFDVRVTLDTMDAEAQKVLPPGATVTVEFTLLDVKQVLSLPYECVHTGVGEGAFVWVPAGKDGKEKRSVTLGANNFNRIEISAGLREGDEVLADEDAPGPSAKQARGGSK; from the coding sequence GTGAAGCAACGTCGGAAAAGCGTTTTACGGCTTTACCTTCTTGTCCTGGCTGCGGCGTTTTCGGGCCTCGTTTTGATGGCATGCGGGTCCAAATCCGATAAGCCGGCACGGCGCACGGACAAGGTGGAGAGGCAAGACATTCGCGATGCCCTCACCCTGAGCGGCGTGCTGGAAGCCGAGGAAGAAGTCAGCCTCAAGAGCGAAGTGTCCGGCCAAATCAAGCGTTTGCGGGTGGAAGAAGGGGACTTCGTCCGCAAGGGCGACACCTTGATCGAAATCGATCCCGAGCAGTTGCTCAATCGCCGGGTGCGCGATCAATTGTCCCTGTCGCGCAGCCGCATTTTGAATGCGCAAGCCCAGCGCAATGCCGCGCTGGCCGAAAGCTTGCGCGCCGTCGAAGGCATATCGCCGCAAAAAATCCAGGATCAACAATGGCAGGCGCAATTGACGCACATCCAGGTGCGGCAGGACAGCCTGGCCCTGCGCGAAACCGAAATCCAATTGTCCAAGACGGCGGTGATCGCGCCGATCGCCGGCTATTTGATCAGCCTGGAAGTGAAATCGGGCGAGGTGATCGTGGCAGGCACGGCCTCTTTCGGCGGAGGCACCACCCTTGGCACCGTGGCCGATCTTTCCAAGCGCCGCGTGACCGTCAAGGTTTCCGAACTCGATTATCCGCATCTTTCCCTCGGGCAAAAGGCCTTCGTCACGACCGAAGCCAAACCCGGCGCGCGTTTTTCCGGGCGGGTGGAATACATCGGCCGCATGGCCAAGGAAAACAAGGATCGCAATGTCAGGCAATTCGACGTGCGGGTCACTCTCGACACCATGGATGCCGAGGCCCAAAAGGTCTTGCCTCCGGGGGCCACGGTCACGGTCGAATTCACCTTGTTGGACGTGAAGCAAGTCCTTTCGCTGCCCTACGAATGCGTGCATACCGGCGTAGGCGAGGGCGCTTTCGTTTGGGTGCCCGCGGGCAAGGACGGGAAAGAAAAACGTTCGGTGACTCTTGGCGCCAATAATTTCAATCGCATCGAGATCTCGGCCGGGCTCCGCGAAGGCGATGAAGTCTTGGCGGATGAGGACGCGCCCGGCCCAAGCGCGAAGCAGGCCCGCGGCGGATCGAAATAA
- a CDS encoding TolC family protein, which translates to MGVCKMSVGKSMGLCLLSGWLAFGDTTPIPAWPQEERAWVRLVLQSNRDLARQRLSRQAAGLERRTAEKAMRPVWTLDASAETAPNAAGPVTFSLGNTDVTLAPGQDRYASQASVGLKQALPTGGQIGAEAGGGLHRPEGGAWSDTQTVSLSLRQPLLRGFGAQSEARAAIAAAKNEEALAEAELRAQLLSIIHEARSGYWNLLLQARQMQALLADSAYWEQSLRTAEAKHRLGDMVEDEYLRYRIQALGARQALLEARQTYRQKRAELLLLLGESPLRTGGRETAGGDSVLTALGLHFSDSLESDPPSPPVMDEEAMSLHHPTWLRLAHLRQRFDLQAQRARDAEKPQLDLLASWRKPLGGRSDARLGASFTWTLPTLSASRDLQEALLQAEAQKLDSSQTLAVLRTTLARLTDAYATQRERYQLAKEKSLLEGKRSRIAERRHALGDLDFTELQLSARDRLQAEQDVTIAYIALRLLNAEMEEWNGGALAASGVTLEGVDP; encoded by the coding sequence ATGGGCGTTTGTAAAATGAGCGTTGGCAAATCGATGGGCCTTTGCTTGCTCAGCGGTTGGCTCGCCTTTGGCGATACGACACCCATTCCCGCTTGGCCGCAAGAAGAGCGCGCTTGGGTGCGCCTGGTTTTGCAAAGCAATCGCGACCTGGCGCGGCAGCGACTGTCGCGACAGGCGGCGGGTTTGGAAAGGCGGACGGCGGAAAAGGCCATGCGGCCCGTGTGGACTTTGGACGCTTCGGCGGAAACCGCCCCCAACGCGGCCGGTCCGGTCACGTTCAGCTTGGGTAACACGGATGTGACTCTAGCGCCAGGTCAGGATCGGTATGCCTCCCAGGCTTCGGTCGGATTGAAGCAAGCCTTGCCGACGGGAGGCCAAATCGGCGCCGAAGCCGGAGGCGGCCTGCATCGCCCCGAAGGAGGCGCATGGAGCGACACTCAAACCGTGTCGCTTAGCCTACGGCAACCCTTGCTGCGGGGCTTCGGAGCGCAATCCGAGGCGCGGGCGGCCATCGCCGCGGCGAAAAACGAAGAGGCATTGGCAGAGGCCGAATTGCGCGCCCAATTGCTGTCGATCATCCATGAGGCTCGTAGCGGATATTGGAATTTGCTGCTCCAGGCCAGGCAAATGCAGGCCCTGCTGGCGGATTCGGCCTATTGGGAGCAGTCGCTGCGCACCGCCGAGGCCAAGCATAGGCTCGGCGATATGGTCGAGGACGAGTATTTGCGTTATCGCATCCAGGCCTTGGGGGCCCGCCAAGCCCTGCTGGAAGCCCGGCAAACGTATCGTCAAAAACGCGCCGAGCTGCTATTGCTTTTGGGCGAATCGCCGCTCCGGACGGGCGGGCGCGAAACGGCGGGAGGGGATTCCGTATTGACCGCGCTGGGCCTGCATTTCTCCGATAGCCTGGAGTCGGATCCGCCGTCCCCCCCGGTGATGGATGAAGAGGCCATGAGCCTGCATCATCCCACCTGGTTGCGCCTGGCGCATTTGCGGCAGAGATTCGATTTGCAGGCTCAACGCGCCCGCGACGCCGAAAAGCCGCAATTGGATTTGCTCGCCAGTTGGCGAAAGCCCCTTGGCGGACGATCCGATGCGCGACTGGGAGCCAGTTTCACCTGGACCTTGCCCACGCTGTCGGCAAGCCGCGATTTGCAAGAAGCCCTTCTGCAGGCCGAAGCGCAAAAATTGGATTCGTCCCAAACCCTGGCGGTTTTGCGCACCACCTTGGCCCGCCTTACCGACGCCTATGCCACGCAACGCGAACGATATCAACTCGCCAAGGAAAAGTCCTTGCTGGAAGGGAAACGCAGCCGCATCGCGGAAAGACGGCATGCCCTTGGCGATCTCGATTTCACCGAATTGCAATTATCGGCGCGCGATCGTCTGCAAGCCGAGCAGGACGTGACCATCGCCTATATCGCCTTGCGGCTATTGAATGCGGAAATGGAAGAATGGAATGGCGGCGCCTTGGCGGCCAGTGGCGTGACTTTGGAAGGAGTTGATCCGTGA